The nucleotide sequence AAGCTCCTGTGTCAGAGTTCTGGTACTTCACATCTGAAAATACTCCAAAACCACCTACACTCACATTAAGTTTATTTTCTAGATGTACAAGACCTGCTGGGTTAAAGAATAGTACATCTGCACTATTGACAACAGCCACACCGGTGTGTCCCATAGCAAGTTGCTTGTTACTTTGCGTGCTTACACGATAACCACCAGCATAAGAAAGGGCAGATACCAAACAAAGCACAGCAAAAACTTTTAATTTATTCATATTCAGTTGTTTAAAAAGGGATAAGGATTATTATTGACCAAATTTAATATTAAATTAATATTACGCAAGCGTTTTCGTAATCATTATGCAAGCATAACAAATTTATTTTACGAAATTCTCAACGAGTCTGTTAAATTCATCAGGTTGCTCGGCATGCAGCCAGTGTCCTGCATTAGAGATGGTATGGAGTTCCGCTTTCGCGAAAGCGTGATCTATAACAGCCTTATCGCTATCCAGAATATAACCGGACTTACCACCACGTATGAACATGGTTGGAATTTGAACGGGCATTTCAATAGGCTCATGGCTGCCTACCATACTTTGGGCTTGAGACAATGCCGGTAAGTTGAAACGCCAGCCATAACTGGTCTTGTCTTTTCTAAAAAGGCTCTTGAGTAGAAACTGTCTGGTGCCTTTGTCGCTAATGGTGCGGCCTACTGCTGCGTCTGCATCTTTACGAGAATTGATCGTAGTAAAATCGACAGATTCGAGCGCATGGATGATGTCGCTGTGGTGTGGATCATATGGTTTAGGCGCAATGTCTGCAATGATCAGTTTATCGATCAATTCTGGATATAATACGGCAGCGCGCATGGCGACCTTACCGCCCATACTGTGACCTAAAAGAATGATGTTTTCAAGGTTGTGATGGTCGCAATACTCTTTAAGATCTGCTGCCATCACATCATAGTTGTGT is from Nonlabens sp. YIK11 and encodes:
- a CDS encoding alpha/beta fold hydrolase, encoding MILHSIILGQGKPFVILHGFLGMADNWKTLGTQWSESGFEVHLLDQRNHGRSFHSDEHNYDVMAADLKEYCDHHNLENIILLGHSMGGKVAMRAAVLYPELIDKLIIADIAPKPYDPHHSDIIHALESVDFTTINSRKDADAAVGRTISDKGTRQFLLKSLFRKDKTSYGWRFNLPALSQAQSMVGSHEPIEMPVQIPTMFIRGGKSGYILDSDKAVIDHAFAKAELHTISNAGHWLHAEQPDEFNRLVENFVK